From a region of the Triticum aestivum cultivar Chinese Spring chromosome 7D, IWGSC CS RefSeq v2.1, whole genome shotgun sequence genome:
- the LOC123169177 gene encoding membrane protein of ER body-like protein isoform X2: MMEVAVESPQPAAWDHFKEEVEVMEAEGGGTAVATATATAAAAAAGELLTREIKNRLLVHAHENGNHGHDNGGEAEELKAHEEEEKKQEEAPEEPKVAEEEQQRHKSIFFDAAKVPDIITEVSARYLVTGTMRSGAEKQDANGNPSPKGKELEAHENGSVQEINHGPNKGKLENGSHSNGSHQVPNGAEPKAEYLFEINKTQMYPTEVDKDKHVTEAQPKVEEYDLEKILDQQETHDLFCPNCKSCITRRVILKKRKRTVRPATPDGPSKRPYTEEVTVPLPSATFPGSDEQESPNVFRCLSCFSFFIPAGCSFNIFRIFGRRDVDQVGVLPPRASEDTPPRSENCTSWLLSCFQPGDSPNQPHPADSVTVPLLSGTQGSNNTTTTTESSTSYVHHSHGTVVKPEQSTVESSSENQTAPDPATTPLLSDTESPNDTTTTTESSTSYVHHSHGIVVKPDHSITESSSEDQTTTTTTTTTTSAIATTSSTTTSAAAATHSSSAAGIFHSDVMEVITGDMPPLKPAGGVTMDATHHLLGHEDVHGTAPTTFENGSFTTHASHTSTLKVDGPNMTTIGRGDMQTSPNAQPADHVVVPVFGDVNQVAPRPQQRDDWDILKAIVYGGLVESVTSLSVVSAAASSGAKTLDIFILGIANLIGGLPLIYHNIADLRDIRDVNDDNEQVGHYWLQLGRRSKAQLHMVLALLSYMVFGLLPPVIYGLSFRESNDRENKMMAVAGASLASIALLALGKAHVQTAPRAYFKTLMYYLTIAVSSSGLSYVAGVLITRLLEHFGVIEQGGSAAPAPPGLSFAHSVGAQTSAWASF, from the exons ATGATGGAGGTGGCGGTGGAGAGCCCGCAGCCGGCGGCGTGGGACCACttcaaggaggaggtggaggtcatggaggcggagggcggcggcactgccgtcgccaccgccaccgccaccgccgccgctgctgctgcaggGGAGCTGCTGACGAGGGAGATCAAGAATAGGCTGCTGGTCCATGCCCATGAGAATGGGAACCATGGCCATGACAatggaggagaagcagaggagctTAAGGCtcatgaggaggaggagaagaagcagGAAGAGGCTCCTGAAGAACCCAAGGTTGCTGAAGAGGAGCAGCAGCGTCACAAGAGTATCTTCTTCGATGCAGCCAAAG TTCCTGATATTATTACTGAGGTAAGTGCCAGATATCTGGTCACGGGAACGATGCGATCTGGTGCCGAAAAGCAAGACGCAAACGGAAATCCGAGTCCGAAAGGCAAAGAGCTTGAAGCACATGAAAATGGCAGTGTTCAAGAAATCAACCATGGTCCAAACAAAGGCAAGTTAGAAAATGGATCACACTCAAATGGTTCACATCAGGTCCCCAACGGTGCTGAACCTAAGGCAGAGTACCTGTTTGAAATCAACAAGACTCAAATGTACCCAACTGAAGTTGACAAGGACAAACATGTCACAGAGGCTCAGCCGAAGGTCGAAGAGTACGACCTCGAGAAGATTTTGGACCAGCAAGAAACTCATGACCTGTTCTGTCCCAACTGCAAATCGTGCATAACTCGGAGGGTGATCctgaagaagaggaaaaggacagTAAGGCCAGCAACCCCCGATGGACCGTCAAAGAGACCGTACACTGAAGAAGTAACAGTGCCACTGCCTTCTGCTACTTTTCCTGGAAGTGATGAGCAAGAGTCACCCAACGTGTTCCGATGTTTGTCATGCTTCTCCTTCTTCATTCCAGCAG GATGCAGTTTCAACATATTCCGTATATTTGGGAGGAGGGATGTGGACCAAGTTGGTGTTCTGCCTCCTCGGGCATCAGAGGACACGCCTCCTCGGTCTGAAAATTGCACAAGCTGGCTTCTGTCTTGTTTCCAGCCAGGAGATAGCCCAAACCAACCTCATCCTGCTG ATTCAGTGACAGTGCCCCTGTTGTCCGGTACACAGGGCTCCAACAATACAACCACAACAACTGAATCTAGCACATCATATGTTCATCATAGTCATGGCACGGTTGTAAAACCAGAGCAGTCGACAGTCGAATCATCTTCGGAGAACCAAACTGCTCCAG ATCCAGCGACCACGCCACTGTTGTCTGATACGGAAAGCCCCAATGATACAACCACAACAACTGAATCTAGCACATCCTATGTTCATCATAGCCATGGCATAGTTGTAAAACCAGACCACTCGATAACCGAATCATCGTCGGAAGATCAGACCACGACAACCACCACAACTACGACCACATCGGCAATAGCTACCACATCCTCTACAACCACATCAGCAGCAGCAGCCACCCACTCATCGTCTGCTGCAG GAATCTTTCACTCAGACGTAATGGAAGTGATAACCGGTGACATGCCTCCCCTGAAGCCTGCCGGTGGAGTTACCATGGATGCAACTCACCACCTACTTGGCCATGAAG ATGTTCATGGAACTGCGCCGACAACCTTCGAGAATGGCTCATTTACGACCCATGCAAGTCACACGTCAACACTCAAGGTCGACGGCCCGAACATGACGACTATCGGGAGGGGCGATATGCAAACCTCGCCGAATGCTCAACCGGCAGATCATGTTGTGGTACCAGTCTTCGGAGATGTGAATCAGGTTGCTCCTAGACCCCAACAGAGGGATGACTGGGATATACTGAAAGCCATAGTGTATGGAGGCTTAGTGGAGTCAGTCACCAGCCTCTCCGTTGTTTCGGCAGCAGCATCAAGTGGAGCAAAAACAT TGGACATATTCATCCTGGGCATAGCCAACCTTATCGGAGGGCTTCCTCTCATTTACCACAAT ATCGCCGATCTGAGAGACATCCGAGACGTGAACGACGACAATGAGCAAGTCGGCCACTACTGGCTGCAGCTCGGAAGGCGGTCTAAAGCCCAGCTCCACATGGTCCTGGCCCTGCTCTCATACATGGTGTTCGGGTTGCTTCCACCAGTCATCTACGGACTGTCGTTCCGCGAGAGCAATGACAGGGAGAACAAGATGATGGCTGTCGCCGGTGCTTCGCTTGCCTCCATCGCTCTGCTAGCGCTCGGAAAGGCGCATGTCCAGACAGCACCCAGGGCATACTTCAAGACGCTCATGTACTACCTGACGATCGCGgtgagctcgtcggggctgtcgtACGTCGCCGGCGTGCTCATCACGCGGCTCCTGGAGCACTTTGGTGTCATCGAGCAAGGCGGTTCGGCAGCTCCAGCTCCTCCAGGGCTGTCGTTCGCTCATTCAGTGGGTGCACAGACATCTGCATGGGCCTCATTCTGA
- the LOC123169177 gene encoding membrane protein of ER body-like protein isoform X1: MMEVAVESPQPAAWDHFKEEVEVMEAEGGGTAVATATATAAAAAAGELLTREIKNRLLVHAHENGNHGHDNGGEAEELKAHEEEEKKQEEAPEEPKVAEEEQQRHKSIFFDAAKGLWKCRHCDWTYRLSSPCGNGTVDHRGYRHRIERNIESLVEKKGSFYGSPNKVPDIITEVSARYLVTGTMRSGAEKQDANGNPSPKGKELEAHENGSVQEINHGPNKGKLENGSHSNGSHQVPNGAEPKAEYLFEINKTQMYPTEVDKDKHVTEAQPKVEEYDLEKILDQQETHDLFCPNCKSCITRRVILKKRKRTVRPATPDGPSKRPYTEEVTVPLPSATFPGSDEQESPNVFRCLSCFSFFIPAGCSFNIFRIFGRRDVDQVGVLPPRASEDTPPRSENCTSWLLSCFQPGDSPNQPHPADSVTVPLLSGTQGSNNTTTTTESSTSYVHHSHGTVVKPEQSTVESSSENQTAPDPATTPLLSDTESPNDTTTTTESSTSYVHHSHGIVVKPDHSITESSSEDQTTTTTTTTTTSAIATTSSTTTSAAAATHSSSAAGIFHSDVMEVITGDMPPLKPAGGVTMDATHHLLGHEDVHGTAPTTFENGSFTTHASHTSTLKVDGPNMTTIGRGDMQTSPNAQPADHVVVPVFGDVNQVAPRPQQRDDWDILKAIVYGGLVESVTSLSVVSAAASSGAKTLDIFILGIANLIGGLPLIYHNIADLRDIRDVNDDNEQVGHYWLQLGRRSKAQLHMVLALLSYMVFGLLPPVIYGLSFRESNDRENKMMAVAGASLASIALLALGKAHVQTAPRAYFKTLMYYLTIAVSSSGLSYVAGVLITRLLEHFGVIEQGGSAAPAPPGLSFAHSVGAQTSAWASF; encoded by the exons ATGATGGAGGTGGCGGTGGAGAGCCCGCAGCCGGCGGCGTGGGACCACttcaaggaggaggtggaggtcatggaggcggagggcggcggcactgccgtcgccaccgccaccgccaccgccgccgctgctgctgcaggGGAGCTGCTGACGAGGGAGATCAAGAATAGGCTGCTGGTCCATGCCCATGAGAATGGGAACCATGGCCATGACAatggaggagaagcagaggagctTAAGGCtcatgaggaggaggagaagaagcagGAAGAGGCTCCTGAAGAACCCAAGGTTGCTGAAGAGGAGCAGCAGCGTCACAAGAGTATCTTCTTCGATGCAGCCAAAG GGTTATGGAAGTGCCGGCACTGCGATTGGACGTACCGCCTGAGTAGTCCCTGTGGAAATGGTACCGTAGATCATCGAGGCTATCGCCACCGAATCGAACGGAATATCGAATCGTTAGTTGAGAAGAAAGGATCGTTTTACGGCTCACCGAACAAAG TTCCTGATATTATTACTGAGGTAAGTGCCAGATATCTGGTCACGGGAACGATGCGATCTGGTGCCGAAAAGCAAGACGCAAACGGAAATCCGAGTCCGAAAGGCAAAGAGCTTGAAGCACATGAAAATGGCAGTGTTCAAGAAATCAACCATGGTCCAAACAAAGGCAAGTTAGAAAATGGATCACACTCAAATGGTTCACATCAGGTCCCCAACGGTGCTGAACCTAAGGCAGAGTACCTGTTTGAAATCAACAAGACTCAAATGTACCCAACTGAAGTTGACAAGGACAAACATGTCACAGAGGCTCAGCCGAAGGTCGAAGAGTACGACCTCGAGAAGATTTTGGACCAGCAAGAAACTCATGACCTGTTCTGTCCCAACTGCAAATCGTGCATAACTCGGAGGGTGATCctgaagaagaggaaaaggacagTAAGGCCAGCAACCCCCGATGGACCGTCAAAGAGACCGTACACTGAAGAAGTAACAGTGCCACTGCCTTCTGCTACTTTTCCTGGAAGTGATGAGCAAGAGTCACCCAACGTGTTCCGATGTTTGTCATGCTTCTCCTTCTTCATTCCAGCAG GATGCAGTTTCAACATATTCCGTATATTTGGGAGGAGGGATGTGGACCAAGTTGGTGTTCTGCCTCCTCGGGCATCAGAGGACACGCCTCCTCGGTCTGAAAATTGCACAAGCTGGCTTCTGTCTTGTTTCCAGCCAGGAGATAGCCCAAACCAACCTCATCCTGCTG ATTCAGTGACAGTGCCCCTGTTGTCCGGTACACAGGGCTCCAACAATACAACCACAACAACTGAATCTAGCACATCATATGTTCATCATAGTCATGGCACGGTTGTAAAACCAGAGCAGTCGACAGTCGAATCATCTTCGGAGAACCAAACTGCTCCAG ATCCAGCGACCACGCCACTGTTGTCTGATACGGAAAGCCCCAATGATACAACCACAACAACTGAATCTAGCACATCCTATGTTCATCATAGCCATGGCATAGTTGTAAAACCAGACCACTCGATAACCGAATCATCGTCGGAAGATCAGACCACGACAACCACCACAACTACGACCACATCGGCAATAGCTACCACATCCTCTACAACCACATCAGCAGCAGCAGCCACCCACTCATCGTCTGCTGCAG GAATCTTTCACTCAGACGTAATGGAAGTGATAACCGGTGACATGCCTCCCCTGAAGCCTGCCGGTGGAGTTACCATGGATGCAACTCACCACCTACTTGGCCATGAAG ATGTTCATGGAACTGCGCCGACAACCTTCGAGAATGGCTCATTTACGACCCATGCAAGTCACACGTCAACACTCAAGGTCGACGGCCCGAACATGACGACTATCGGGAGGGGCGATATGCAAACCTCGCCGAATGCTCAACCGGCAGATCATGTTGTGGTACCAGTCTTCGGAGATGTGAATCAGGTTGCTCCTAGACCCCAACAGAGGGATGACTGGGATATACTGAAAGCCATAGTGTATGGAGGCTTAGTGGAGTCAGTCACCAGCCTCTCCGTTGTTTCGGCAGCAGCATCAAGTGGAGCAAAAACAT TGGACATATTCATCCTGGGCATAGCCAACCTTATCGGAGGGCTTCCTCTCATTTACCACAAT ATCGCCGATCTGAGAGACATCCGAGACGTGAACGACGACAATGAGCAAGTCGGCCACTACTGGCTGCAGCTCGGAAGGCGGTCTAAAGCCCAGCTCCACATGGTCCTGGCCCTGCTCTCATACATGGTGTTCGGGTTGCTTCCACCAGTCATCTACGGACTGTCGTTCCGCGAGAGCAATGACAGGGAGAACAAGATGATGGCTGTCGCCGGTGCTTCGCTTGCCTCCATCGCTCTGCTAGCGCTCGGAAAGGCGCATGTCCAGACAGCACCCAGGGCATACTTCAAGACGCTCATGTACTACCTGACGATCGCGgtgagctcgtcggggctgtcgtACGTCGCCGGCGTGCTCATCACGCGGCTCCTGGAGCACTTTGGTGTCATCGAGCAAGGCGGTTCGGCAGCTCCAGCTCCTCCAGGGCTGTCGTTCGCTCATTCAGTGGGTGCACAGACATCTGCATGGGCCTCATTCTGA